From Candidatus Atribacteria bacterium, the proteins below share one genomic window:
- the gspE gene encoding type II secretion system protein GspE, translating to MEMPKKAFTNKRIGELLIDKGLITHGQLKEALEMQKNGNEKRLGEIFVEIGVISKEELYEVLQYIYETELVDLSNYVIDPEVISLIPEKTALRLKLIPLSKNNGELVIAMANPLDVYAIDFIRDHTKVKKVKSLMAPEEDILSAITSYYQLGEYDDIIERLGTEVIFREEEIEEDSKKLEAISREAPIIQLVNMLIVQGVKDRASDIHIEPNEKGLLIRFRIDGMLHDIRTLPNSIKSAIISRIKILAKMDIAERRLPQDGRFQVTFGSREVDLRVSSIPTVFGEKVVLRLLDKSKGLIKLEQLGFLTEQLEEFRSIIARSYGIILLTGPTGSGKTTTLYAALNEVNSNDKNIITVEDPVEYKLNRINQIQVKPKINLTFANTLRSILRQDPDIIMVGEIRDGETAQIAVQAALTGHLVLSTLHTNDAASAINRLIDMNVETFLISSSVIAVIAQRLVRVICEQCKEEYEPGKDVLKALNLTDNSNEDSHPVKLHRGAGCPLCKNTGYYGRTSIYELIALDEDIRELIISKASSNIIKEAAIKKGMKTLKESGLKKVLQGITTIEEVLRVAG from the coding sequence ATGGAAATGCCAAAAAAAGCTTTTACCAATAAAAGAATAGGCGAACTTTTAATTGATAAGGGATTAATTACTCATGGTCAATTAAAAGAAGCCCTTGAAATGCAGAAAAATGGTAATGAGAAGCGGTTAGGTGAAATATTTGTTGAAATTGGAGTGATATCCAAAGAAGAACTTTATGAGGTCTTACAATATATTTACGAGACAGAATTAGTAGACCTATCGAACTATGTAATAGACCCGGAAGTGATCTCTCTAATACCCGAAAAGACAGCCTTACGCTTAAAATTAATTCCACTCAGTAAAAACAACGGTGAATTGGTTATCGCCATGGCTAACCCCCTAGATGTCTATGCTATAGATTTTATCAGAGACCACACCAAGGTTAAAAAGGTTAAATCATTGATGGCACCAGAAGAAGATATTCTAAGCGCTATCACCAGTTACTATCAATTGGGTGAATATGACGATATCATCGAAAGACTGGGAACTGAAGTAATCTTTAGAGAGGAAGAGATAGAGGAAGATTCTAAAAAATTAGAAGCGATAAGCAGAGAAGCTCCAATTATACAACTGGTAAATATGTTAATCGTACAAGGTGTTAAAGATAGAGCAAGCGATATACATATTGAACCAAATGAAAAAGGGCTTTTAATTCGTTTTCGTATTGATGGAATGCTTCATGATATTAGAACCTTACCCAATAGTATAAAATCCGCTATTATATCCCGAATAAAAATATTAGCCAAGATGGATATTGCTGAAAGACGCCTTCCCCAGGATGGACGATTCCAGGTAACCTTCGGAAGCAGGGAGGTTGACTTAAGGGTTTCCAGCATTCCTACCGTATTTGGAGAAAAAGTTGTTTTGAGATTGTTGGATAAAAGTAAGGGATTGATAAAATTAGAACAGTTAGGATTTCTCACCGAGCAATTAGAAGAATTTCGATCGATAATAGCCAGATCCTATGGCATAATTTTATTAACCGGACCTACCGGAAGCGGAAAAACTACGACTTTATATGCTGCTTTAAACGAAGTAAATTCTAATGATAAAAATATTATTACTGTGGAAGACCCGGTGGAATATAAGTTAAATCGTATAAATCAAATCCAGGTAAAACCAAAAATAAATTTAACTTTTGCCAATACGCTTCGCTCAATATTAAGACAGGATCCGGATATAATTATGGTTGGAGAAATAAGGGATGGTGAAACAGCTCAAATTGCCGTACAGGCTGCTTTAACCGGACATTTAGTTTTAAGTACTCTTCACACCAATGATGCCGCTAGCGCCATAAATAGATTGATAGATATGAATGTTGAAACCTTTTTAATTTCCTCTTCGGTGATTGCGGTAATAGCACAAAGATTGGTTAGAGTTATATGTGAACAATGTAAGGAAGAGTATGAGCCCGGAAAAGATGTTTTAAAAGCACTTAATCTAACAGACAATTCGAACGAGGATAGCCACCCGGTTAAGCTCCATAGAGGAGCAGGTTGTCCTTTGTGTAAAAATACCGGATATTATGGAAGAACTTCCATCTATGAACTTATTGCCTTGGATGAGGATATTAGGGAATTAATCATATCAAAAGCCTCAAGTAATATTATCAAGGAAGCTGCTATTAAAAAAGGGATGAAAACGCTTAAAGAAAGTGGATTGAAAAAAGTATTGCAGGGGATTACCACCATTGAAGAAGTGCTGAGAGTAGCAGGATAG
- the alaS gene encoding alanine--tRNA ligase, which yields MTSNEIREKYLRFFESKGHKITRSASLVPSDPTILLTIAGMVPFKPIFLGQVKSSLKRAVSSQKCIRTNDIENVGKTARHHTFFEMLGNFSFGDYFKEGAIKWAWEFFTEVIGFPEKKLWVSIFKDDDESYDIWHNLVGLPEKKITRLGEKDNFWKVGPTGPCGPCSEIYIDLGEEKASKEGGGVGVDDRYLELWNLVFMQYNREEDGSLTPLPQKNIDTGLGLERIASVLQKADTDFDTDLFLPIIEFVAQNAGLKYKEDRKNDLALKVIADHTRALVFMISDGIIPSNEGRGYVLRMLLRRAFRFGKVLNYHQPFLYEVAPIVIGLMKEVYPEVYLEENRICQVILAEEKRFQETLNIGIQILDNLKEELKAENKDKLSGKEAFKLYDTYGFPLELTKDILEEDGFGIEEDNFKREMNIQKERSRESWVKTKTSAEDDKNNQKLYQDILQERGETEFVGYDAIEVKSKVIAISKEDKLVDKASTGDNCKIFLEKTPFYAEKGGQIGDKGFITYASKNNLVAEIIDTQVTADGLIVHFAEIKQGEIKVGEEVLARVDSLQRKAIARNHTATHLLHGVLREVLGEHVKQSGSAVNSNHLRFDFNHFAPLTREELEKIENLVNEKILDALEVETKISTFDKAKEMGAIALFGEKYGEEVRVIKIGEFSLELCGGTHLNSTSHIGIFKILSEEGIGSGLRRIEAVTGFKALEYIEEKESIIKEVSEKLQTIPSEIPVKINQIIDDTNQMKKKIKTMRNKLTHYEVDQLLFKKKEIKGVNVISLKVEAEDDHELRNWGDLIKEKIKSGIIVLGTELDRDKVALLAMVSDDLVQKGYNAGDIIKALAPMVGGKGGGKKTMAQAGGSKVDKLGQALEKVFNLPILQ from the coding sequence ATGACTAGTAATGAAATCAGAGAAAAATATTTGAGATTTTTCGAAAGTAAAGGGCATAAAATAACTCGTAGTGCCTCTCTGGTACCTTCTGATCCTACTATTTTACTTACTATTGCCGGAATGGTTCCTTTCAAACCAATATTTTTAGGTCAGGTTAAATCATCTTTAAAACGGGCTGTCTCCAGCCAGAAATGTATTCGAACAAATGATATTGAGAATGTAGGAAAGACCGCTCGGCATCATACTTTTTTCGAAATGTTAGGAAATTTTTCTTTTGGTGATTATTTCAAGGAAGGCGCCATTAAATGGGCCTGGGAATTTTTTACGGAAGTGATCGGTTTTCCGGAAAAAAAATTATGGGTTTCCATTTTCAAAGATGATGATGAATCATATGATATCTGGCATAATCTTGTAGGGCTTCCCGAAAAAAAAATTACCAGATTGGGAGAAAAAGATAATTTTTGGAAAGTAGGACCAACCGGACCTTGTGGGCCTTGTTCAGAAATATATATAGATTTGGGAGAAGAGAAAGCATCAAAAGAAGGCGGAGGGGTAGGTGTTGATGACCGATATTTGGAATTATGGAATTTGGTATTTATGCAATACAACCGCGAAGAAGACGGTTCGCTAACCCCATTGCCCCAAAAAAATATTGACACCGGTTTAGGATTAGAAAGAATTGCCTCTGTTTTACAAAAAGCTGATACCGACTTTGATACAGATCTATTTTTGCCTATTATAGAATTTGTAGCCCAAAATGCAGGGTTAAAATATAAAGAAGACCGAAAAAACGACTTGGCTCTAAAGGTAATTGCTGATCATACAAGAGCGTTGGTCTTTATGATCTCTGATGGAATAATACCTTCCAATGAAGGTAGGGGTTATGTTCTCCGAATGCTATTAAGAAGAGCATTTCGATTTGGAAAGGTGCTCAACTATCATCAGCCATTTTTATACGAAGTAGCTCCGATTGTAATAGGCTTAATGAAAGAAGTATACCCGGAAGTTTACCTGGAAGAAAATCGTATTTGTCAGGTTATTCTTGCCGAAGAAAAGAGATTCCAGGAGACTTTAAATATTGGAATACAGATATTGGATAATTTAAAAGAAGAATTAAAAGCGGAAAACAAGGATAAGCTGAGTGGAAAAGAAGCATTCAAGCTTTACGATACCTATGGATTTCCCTTAGAACTAACCAAAGATATCTTAGAGGAAGATGGTTTCGGGATTGAAGAAGACAATTTTAAACGCGAAATGAATATTCAAAAGGAAAGATCCAGAGAATCTTGGGTGAAAACAAAAACGAGTGCCGAAGATGATAAAAATAATCAGAAATTGTACCAGGATATTTTACAAGAAAGAGGAGAAACAGAATTTGTAGGCTATGATGCTATTGAAGTGAAAAGCAAGGTAATAGCTATTAGCAAGGAAGATAAATTGGTAGATAAAGCCAGTACGGGAGATAACTGTAAAATATTTTTAGAGAAGACCCCATTTTATGCTGAAAAAGGTGGTCAGATCGGTGATAAAGGTTTTATTACTTATGCCTCTAAAAATAATTTAGTTGCAGAAATAATAGATACCCAAGTCACTGCCGATGGCTTAATTGTTCACTTTGCTGAAATAAAGCAAGGTGAAATAAAAGTTGGAGAGGAAGTGCTCGCCAGGGTAGATTCTTTACAAAGAAAAGCAATTGCTCGAAATCATACTGCAACCCATCTTCTGCATGGCGTGCTTAGGGAAGTATTGGGGGAGCACGTAAAACAATCCGGATCAGCAGTAAATAGTAATCATCTGCGTTTCGATTTTAACCATTTTGCCCCTTTAACCAGGGAAGAGTTAGAAAAGATAGAAAATTTAGTCAACGAAAAAATTCTGGATGCCTTAGAGGTAGAGACCAAAATTAGTACTTTTGATAAGGCAAAAGAAATGGGGGCAATAGCTCTCTTTGGTGAAAAATATGGCGAAGAGGTAAGAGTGATAAAAATCGGAGAATTCAGTCTGGAATTATGCGGAGGGACTCATCTCAATTCTACTTCCCATATCGGTATATTTAAAATATTGAGTGAAGAGGGCATAGGAAGTGGCTTAAGAAGGATAGAAGCAGTAACCGGTTTTAAAGCTTTAGAATATATCGAAGAAAAAGAAAGTATTATCAAAGAAGTTTCAGAAAAATTGCAGACTATACCTTCTGAAATACCGGTAAAGATTAATCAAATAATTGACGATACTAATCAAATGAAAAAGAAAATAAAAACGATGCGTAATAAGTTAACCCATTATGAAGTTGATCAGTTGTTATTTAAAAAGAAGGAGATCAAAGGAGTAAATGTTATATCACTTAAAGTTGAAGCAGAAGACGATCATGAATTAAGAAATTGGGGAGATCTAATTAAAGAGAAAATCAAAAGCGGTATTATTGTATTGGGTACAGAATTAGACCGGGATAAAGTTGCCTTACTCGCTATGGTCAGTGATGATTTAGTCCAAAAAGGTTATAACGCCGGAGATATTATTAAAGCACTTGCTCCTATGGTTGGTGGAAAAGGCGGAGGCAAGAAAACCATGGCTCAAGCGGGTGGCTCGAAAGTAGATAAATTGGGCCAAGCATTAGAAAAAGTATTCAATTTACCCATTCTCCAATGA
- the ruvX gene encoding Holliday junction resolvase RuvX, producing MRILGIDLGEKRIGISVSDELGITAQGLPTINSISPIEDLKSIKEIIDQYKVTKIILGLPKNMNGSLGRQAQKAISFAEILKSSFQLPVELEDERLSTSKAEKFLIENNRSRKKRKKVIDKMSAVIILQSFLDRKMMNKEIQR from the coding sequence TTGCGAATTTTAGGAATAGATTTAGGCGAAAAAAGAATCGGAATTTCTGTAAGTGACGAGTTGGGAATTACTGCTCAAGGACTACCGACCATTAATTCAATTTCTCCCATCGAAGATTTAAAGAGCATAAAAGAAATTATTGACCAATATAAGGTAACAAAAATAATTTTAGGTTTACCTAAAAATATGAATGGTTCCCTGGGAAGACAAGCCCAGAAAGCCATATCTTTTGCAGAAATATTAAAATCGTCTTTTCAATTACCCGTAGAATTGGAAGATGAAAGATTAAGCACCAGTAAAGCGGAAAAATTTTTAATTGAAAATAACCGAAGCAGAAAAAAAAGAAAAAAGGTTATCGATAAAATGTCAGCAGTGATCATTCTTCAATCTTTTTTAGATAGGAAGATGATGAACAAAGAGATACAAAGATGA
- the mltG gene encoding endolytic transglycosylase MltG, translated as MNFIHKLFLIFCSLILIAILFITAVYIPLEENSTVQKVVNIPSGTNAREIVDVLEKNDIIRKNNVVIRILTKLLKLEDQLKYGEYYLSPSMNMFQILDKLVKGEVITYKITIPEGYTYIQIAELLEKKGVAEKEAFVKLVKYGEKNTEGYLFPDTYEVPKNYGAQKLLNTMLANFNQISIEKKFTAKAEELGFSLNEIVILASIIEKEAKFSDEKNMVSTVFHNRLKQGMKLQSCATIQYILGKPKEKLNENDLKIDSPYNTYLYKGLPPGPICNPGLDSIMAALEPEEEDYLFFVLGENGRHLFSKTYQEHLMNKK; from the coding sequence ATGAATTTTATTCATAAATTGTTTTTGATATTTTGTTCGCTTATTTTAATTGCTATCTTATTTATTACCGCTGTATATATCCCTTTAGAAGAAAATTCTACCGTTCAAAAAGTAGTGAATATTCCTTCCGGTACTAACGCCAGAGAGATTGTGGATGTATTGGAAAAGAATGACATCATTAGAAAAAATAATGTCGTAATCAGAATTTTAACCAAATTATTGAAGTTAGAAGACCAATTAAAATATGGCGAATACTACCTCAGTCCCTCCATGAATATGTTCCAAATCCTGGATAAATTAGTAAAGGGAGAAGTAATTACCTACAAAATAACCATTCCGGAAGGTTATACCTACATTCAAATTGCCGAATTACTAGAAAAAAAAGGAGTTGCCGAAAAGGAAGCCTTTGTAAAATTAGTTAAATATGGTGAAAAAAATACGGAAGGGTATTTATTCCCTGACACCTACGAAGTGCCTAAAAATTATGGAGCACAAAAGCTGCTTAACACTATGTTGGCTAATTTTAACCAAATAAGTATAGAAAAAAAATTTACCGCTAAAGCGGAAGAATTAGGGTTTTCTTTGAATGAAATCGTTATTTTAGCTTCAATTATCGAAAAGGAAGCCAAATTTAGCGATGAAAAAAATATGGTATCAACTGTTTTTCATAATCGATTAAAGCAAGGTATGAAGTTGCAATCCTGTGCTACTATCCAATATATTTTAGGAAAACCGAAAGAAAAATTAAATGAAAACGACTTAAAAATTGATTCTCCTTACAATACTTATCTTTACAAGGGTCTTCCTCCCGGTCCAATCTGCAATCCCGGCCTTGATTCAATTATGGCTGCCCTTGAACCGGAAGAAGAAGATTATCTATTTTTTGTTTTAGGAGAAAACGGCAGACACCTATTTTCCAAAACCTACCAAGAGCATTTAATGAATAAAAAGTAA